From the Chryseobacterium fluminis genome, the window AATGCTACAGAAAAGTACATAAAATCAAAGGAAATTTATTTAAGGCTTACATCAAGTTCCAACTTAAATATTCAAGAATTAAATGAGGAGGCAGTAAGTAAAATTGCTGACTGGATGGGAAAACCTAACTCAGAAATAAAAAAATATTTAACCACAATGGCTATTATGGATGAGTATTTGGAATATTTGGAGTATGATGGTATCTATACACAACTTGATAAGAGAGAAGATCCTTTTCTTAATTTAACTAAATGGCTTGATAATTTTTATAATAAGGAAAGCAATCGTGCTTTTGATGGATACACCAACAATGATGTTGATGATTTAAAGATTATTGCCTATGACTACATAAGGATAAAGTTCGAAGGAAAAGATTTTAGAATAATTGCAGATGGTAACAAAGACAAACATTTTTTTGGTGAAAAGAAAATTTGGGAAAGTTTTAGGGATAAACATTTTGCTATAAAAGAGAATTTACCTGAAGAAACTGAAATAGACTATGATTCTTCAAATTTAGAAGCCCACTTAAATGCGAGGGATAATGAATTTTTTAAAAGTGCTAATGATGAAAATGGTGACAACGAGTTTATTGAAAACGTAAAAGATCATCAGTATCAAATAGGTTATAAAAAAGCAGAAGGAGAGCCGGGTAAACTGGTCAAGCGAGCAATGCAAACATTTGAAGCGATTAAAACCGGTCACAAGATTTTCGAATCCGATGAAGTACAAAATTTAGTAGAAGAATTAGGAAATAAGGTCTTTGACACACTTCAAAAAAAATCGCCATCAAAGGTTTTAGATCATATCATTAGACTCTTGGATGAAATTGATACGGATAAGATACCAGAAACTGAGATCGAAAATGTTAAAGCTAAAACGAAACAGATACAGTCTTTAGGATATACCATTCATAAGGCCCTATAATGATAAATGTTTTAATTGATATTATAAACGATACAGACGTTCCTCATTTTAAAATAGAAGGAGATACTGAACTATTATCTAAAAACAAACGGTTGATATTATCTCTTAAAAGACTTAAATACTTTATAAAGGATAATGCTTTTTTTATTCCATTTAGAGAAGAGAACCAGATCGCAATTTTGCAGGAATTAAAAGATATTTTTACAAAATTTGGGATACAACAAGATCTTTCTGAGTCAGCTACTGATGAAGTATCAAATTATGAAAGGGAGATCAAACTATTCGAGATATTCTCAGAAAAGGCTAGATCGATAAGGAACAATGAATTTGATAATTATCCTGATCTTATCCAAGATTTCGATCAATTCCAATCTATAGTAGGGTCGGAATTGAAAAGAACTTTATACGACCTACAATTACTTTCATCGTTCCATTTAGCATTTGCTCAAAACGCTTGTAATTTTGCAGTTCCCGGAGCAGGAAAGACATCTATCGTATATGGTGCATATGCTTATTTAAAAAATCTTCCACATGACCATCCAAAACACGTTGATAAATTAATGGTCATCGGTCCACTATCTTCATTTGCACCTTGGGAGAATGAATATATTGATTGTTTTGGAAGAACGACAACTTTCCAAAGACTTTCGGGAGATATAAATATAAGCAAAAAGGAAAAGGTCGAACATCTGTATTCAGCCAATCCTTGCGAAGTAACCCTGATTTATCATGGAGGAGTATCTTTTTTGCAAAAGGAGATTACAGATTTCTTGAAAAATAATAAGACAATGATCGTTGTCGATGAGGCGCATAGAATAAAGAATCATGAAGGGGTTTGGGGAACAAGTGTTACCGAAGTTTCTAAAGAAGCTGTTGCAAGAGTTATCTTAACAGGAACTCCAATACCTAATGGCTATCAAGACATATTCAATCTATATAAATTTCTTTATCCTTTCAAGTATAAAGAAATATTGCAATTTCACTACCAAAATTTAGTAGATCTAACAAGAAATGCTTCGCCAGATAGTGAAAGAGTTCAACATTTAAAAGATAATATTTCTCCTTTTTTCATAAGAATTAAAAAGGATGACCTAAAATTACCTCCTGTTAAGGAATCAGTTATTAATATACCAATGGACGATATACAACGTGAGATCTATGATTTCATCGAGAATCAATATATTGATGAATTTAGGAAGAACCCATCTGCAGATGTCAAGGATATTTTAAACAGGGCAAAATTGATACGGCTAAGACAAGCTTCTACGAATCCTTCCTTATTGTCAAAAACATTAAAGGATTCCCTACAGATTGGAGAGGAAAAATGGGATACAGACCCTAATTATAAATTTTTAGAATATAGTGAAGAGTTTCTAGATGATTCAGATTTTTTCAGTAAGATATTAAAATATTCAGAATTACAAACACCAAGTAAATTCATTGCAATCTTAGACATTATAAAAGAAAAGATTCTTCCGACGAAGGGAAAGGTTATCATCTGGACTATATTCATTCAAAATGCAAAAGAACTGCAAAAATATTTAGAGAATAATTGTATAAATAGTAATTTATTGATTGGAGAAATATCTCAGGCGGAAAGAGAAATCACTATCTCTAAGTTCAATGACCCCAATAATTCAGAATTTTCTGTGGTTATTGCAAATCCCTTCTCTGTTGCTGAATCTATATCCTTGCATAAAGGATGTCATAATGCAATCTACTTAGAAAGAGATTATAATGCATCGAATTTCATTCAATCAAAAGATAGAATACATCGGGTCGGTCTTCCTGAAAATATTGAAACAAATTATTATTATGTTGTTTCAGAGAACTCTATAGATGAGATAATCAATTATCGACTGAGACAAAAAGTTGAAAGAATGGAACAAATAATTAATGATGATATTCCTCTATTCAGTAGAATCAATGATACTGACGAAACCGACTTAATCAAAGATTTGATTGCCAGTTATGCTAAAAGATCTTAGAAAATATAATAATCTTGGCTCGCCACTGTATTTCTATGAACTTTTAAATCTTGTGAAAAATCAAGAGTTAAAAGAAAATGATATTTTGGATTTCTTCTATAATAGGTCAATAGAAGGTAGAACAATTTTTGATGGATGTATTCATTTAGCTTTTACAATAAAATTACTTTATTTAGATGATGGCAAGAATATATGTTTGTCTGAAGCGATAAAGCATTCACTAAACAGTATTCGACAGATGTCAGATAAGTTCAATGAAATCCTTCTTTTAGCTTTAAAAGAGGATGAGGATTTATTGAATATTTTCTCATCAAAACACTTGGCGTATGATGTTATCTATAACTCAATTCAAATAAGAAATAACGCTTTTGGATTTAAGTTCTCTAATTTTAAACAGCTATTGATTGATTTTGAGATTATATACTCACACCCCACTCCTGAGATCAAAAATTATATTATAAATAGCAGATATAAAAAGTTATTCGACAAGTCAATTCTTCCTGAAATAAAGAAAAGAAAGATAGGAATAGAAGAATTAAATATATCTATACGACAACAACAAATCAACGGCGAAGAAGCTGAGATGTTTGTAGTAGCATTTGAAACAAAGAGATTAAATAATACAAAAGATGTAAATTGGGTCGCTGAGTATGTAGCAAATGAAGGGTTTGACATTATTTCATATAATTCTGAAGAGGATGAGCAACATAACAGATTCATTGAGGTCAAATCGTATCAAGGAGAAATTCCGTATTTCTTTTGGTCTAGAAATGAATTTTCGGTAGCAAAACAAAAAAAAGAATTATACTGGTTATATCTCGTTAATCGTGATAAAATTAACAATGCAAACTATATTCCACAAATGATTCAGAATCCTTCTAAAAACATTCTCGATAATGATACTTGGATCAAAGAAGTTGATAAATATAAAATATATAAGCTGCCCAAAAACTATAATTAAATAAATATCTCACTAAAGTTGTACTTTTAGGACATCTCCAAAACTATTTCATAAGGCTTAATTTTTGTAAAGTGGTGTTTCTTATCCTTAACTTGATATTAATTAGTTTAAAATTAAACTAAGAAAATTTAATTTCCTTTAAAATACAAAATTTGAATTATAGAATCTGAAAATAATGGTTAGTTTATCTTACAATACAAGGCACATATAATTGAAGGTGGAAATTTATATTCTTTCAAATGAATAAGCACAAAATATTTAAAATTTGTTTTTCAAATGACAAATTTTGCGGTCTTGACTTCTAGATTATTGGTAAATAAAGCAAGATCTAATTTTTCTTTTAGATCAAATATGTAATAAAGTCTTTCTAAATAATTTTAAATGACGTATTTTCATTTAAACTAATAACCGTATGATATACATTGCACTTGATACCAATACTTGGATTTATTTAGCGAATGGAACAGAACCTGCACGTTTACTCCATCAAATTAGACAACAAGTAATTACTTCTGAAATTGCCGTCTTGTTACCTACAATCGTAAAGGATGAATGGGATAAACATAAAAATGGAACTGTAAAAAAAGAATCTTTGAAGAGTTTCAACAACTCACTGAAAGAAATCGAAAAGACTTTAAAACACTTAGGAGATAAAGATAATGCCCTGAGATTTTTACTTGGAGACAAGTCAGATAAGGAAGAACTTAAAGAGTTGATCAATAAATTTAAAGAGAGAAAAAATGAAATTGAAAATGTTATTGAAGAAAACATTCAAATTATAGATGAAATTTTTAGGACTAAAGCAATTGTAATCAATATCGCAGACCACATATATGTAAAAGCCGGAAAATTTGCACTTGAAAAAAAAGCACCTTTCGGAATGAAAAATAGTTACGCCGATGCATTAATTGTTTTTAGCTTTTTGGATTACATCAAATCTCATTTAATAGAAAACAGTATGTTTATCTCTTATAATACTAAAGATTTTTGTGAAAACGATGATAAGAAGTCCTTACACTCAGACTTAGTGCAAGAATTTACAGATTCAAATTCTCATTTTTACAAAACTTTAAGTGAAGGATTTAACAAGATTAAAGAGGATTTCATATCCAAGGAAGAATTAAATCTTATAGAATATTTACAAAAAGATTACGAACCGTATTATTGTGAAGTCTGTAATGAAATGCACAACAGATTAAATCACGTTTCCTATCATAAGCATGATCTTATAGACGAAAGAATTTTTACCGAAAACGACGAATCTCAGCTAAAACTTGAATTTGATTTTGAAGAAGAAAAAGTTCACCAGCATTCGTATAACAAAACATACAGTTCTATCGAAGTAGGGTCATGCGATTGGTGCAATACTGAACACTTTATCTGCGTCAAATGCGGTACACAAAATGCAGTATGGGAACATGAATATGATGATAAAAAAGAATGTGAAGGTTGCGGGTTAAGCTATAAAATAGAACCTTATGATTATTACGAAGGAAGTCAGCCAAGCTATATAATTCCAAAAGAAACCATTACATGCGAAAAATGTGGAAATGAATTTAACAAAGAAGATATGATTGAAAACCTCTGTATGAAATGTGAAGATGAATATTCATACGATAACTAATTGTGGCATTTAAATATCTATAAAACATTTTATTAATTACATTCCCAAATTATTCTAAATGAATATTCCAGCCATTGACAATGAATTTTTTTGCATCTCAAATATTGATTCATATATCTTGTCTGCAATCGTCAGCAGTTATATTAACAAAACTGATGCTTACACATCTATGTATGAATTTTCAAATGTAACAGACTTTGAAAAGGAAGTGTCCGGTAATATAATTGATAAAGACCAGCCGTCCCGGAATCGGGCACGAGAATTTAGTATAAAAATAAAAAATATTTTACAAAAAATTAGTGGTTGCAAATATTTGATCTTAGTCGGTTTAACAGAAGAACAAAAAAGTTATCTGTCATTTACCTCAGAATATAATATAATTGAAATTCAGGATATCAAAGACATTGAGTTTTTTTTAGAACCAATAATAACAGGTAAAGAAAAACTTTCGGTAAAAGAAGAAGATGTAATTCAATCACTACCATACGCATGTTATCATAACCTCGTTTTACAAATTAATAATGAATCTTCTGATTTTAATTTAAAAATTGATAGACCCTCGGAAGTCTTAATTGTCATTGAAAATTACGCAAGAACATCAATAGTAATAGCTATAAATTATGGAGTATCGATCAATGCTGAAATTAGGATAATACCTCGTCCAATTCTTAACAAATCTACCGTTGAGAATCTTATTGAAGATTGGCAAAATGGAATCGAATCTGCGATGTATGAGCTAAAGACTTCAATATATCCTTCTATTGAGGGTATAAATTTTTCAGAATATAAATACCTAACATTTTTTACAGTTCACATACCTTATTCTTTAATAACAAACAATATCCTCCCTACAACACATGTTAATTTAAATCTTTATCCGGATTTGTTTATTTTCAACAATATATATTTTGAAAGTAATGGTACTCTCAGAGCAGGTGTTGTATTTTCTCCGGAAGAATTTAAAGATGAAGAAACAGATTTAGTAATTAACGAACTCAATAACAAAAATTTATTCGTAGAAAAATTAATTGGTAAAAATGCAACTGCGATAAATTTGGATTACTTAATTAAACTATTTCCATATGATTTATTTCACATATGTAGTCACGGAGGCGAAATTGACGGATATGAAATAAATCATAATTTTATAGATAGAGATGGTGTGTCACACACTATTCAATATGATGAAGTTGTAACATTTTCACCGGAACCGGGTAAGGAATTAATCAAAGTTACTACTAAAAACTTTTGGAGAAAGCTTGATGGTTTTAATTGGGGAAGTAAGGAACTTAAAGATCAACAGTATCCCCATTATGTATTTGAAGACATGACGAACTCTTCTTTCGAAAATCCTGATAAAAAAAGAATTAAAAAAAATAATGTTAGAGGATCTTCATCCATAAAATGTTCAGATTATCATTATCAAGCTTTGTTCAACATACTTGCATCAGGTGATAATCATCCTATAATTTTTAATAATACATGTAACTCTTGGTCACGAATTTCGGATCCCTTTATCAAATCCGGTGCTAGATTTTATATTGGAACACTTTGGAAAATTGATAATTTGACAGCTAAAAATGTTGCAGAGGATTTTTATAAAAATCTCAATAAAGACCCTATCTTAAACACTTTTATAGATGCACAAAAGCACACAATCGGTAATCGAAATGAAAATATTTACTTATTGTGGGGTCTACATTTTACTACCTTTAGAATTGATAAAACTAAGGATGAAAATCAAGAGTTTATTATAGATAGACTTTTAGGCTGTCTTTTTTATTGGAGAACTCAGAAAGACAAAGCTGCCGATGAACCGACAAAAGAAAACATTAAAGAGTTCATCTATTGGTACGCCAAATATTTAGCGTCTAATTTTAGAGATTCTTTAACTGAAAGAATAAAAAAAAACCGATGATGACATGTTAATAACTAAAGTGGTAGCAACAGTGGTAGCAAAAATAAATTCACTATTATAAACCACTATGGCTAGGACGAAGTTCTATATCCTCCAACTCCACAATTTGTTGCAAGATTTGTTGCAAGACTTTTATAGTAGATGGTCATAGAAGATAGGAAATGATCAAACAAAATAAAACGTCCCCTTTTCTGTCCCCTTGATTGACAGTGGATTACGAAAATCCTGCAATGACTCATAATCAGGTGGTCCCTGGTTCGAGCCCAGGTGGGACCACTTTTTAAATCAAGCACTTACAGAAATGTAGGTGCTTTTTTTGTAGTGAAAATGCTTTGCGATAGTTTAGGGATCATGGATCATGAACAAAGCTGGGGACTATGCAAAAAGTTGAGCGAGTCTGGACAGGAAAAACGCTTTGTCTTTTACTCCCGAAGCTGTAATCTGAAGTTTTGATTTTAGCATTAAAAGATTCTGCTGAAGCGTTGGTACTTCTTATGTCGAAAAAATTTAAGATATCGCTGTAATGATTTATTATTGTTTTCCTTACGGAGAATGATTTGATATTTCAACATCTCTGAACCAATGCGCCAACTTTGTCATGGCAATAGATTTGGGAATATTCTGATTGTAAATCTCTCGTAGTCCATCCGATAGTCCATAAGCCTTCTTTAAATCGGGATATTCGGTAAATAAAATTTCAGCCCTCTGAATTTGAGAAGGCGTCCACTTTTCTCTGCTTTGTAGAGTAAATACCGGCTTCTTGCCAGAAGCTGTTTGCGGGTATCACTGTTTTCAAACGTTTCTATCTCAATAGGCTCCCTGTTTTTCTTTGCTTCATCGAGCAGTCTGTTTTCCAGCTCTACAGCTTCCCAACGGTAGTTGATCCTTAATTCCTGAAGGGCTTCAATGGCGTAGTGTTTTCAAAAGAAATGCTATTACCTGATTCTGATAGAATATGACTTAGGGTGAATTTAGACTGTAAAAATGAAAATGAAAGCATAAGACGTTGATTATCTATGAATTAAATTTTATTACTTTAACTGTTATAACTAACTTAGCTTATTTTTTCTTCTTCAAAGTCTTTATCATAGTTAATGAAACTTATGTACGAACTAATAAACACGAGGAGGTAATTAATAAGACAAATTTCGATGTTCTTTTTTTAGTAATATATTTTCCCACCATGGTACTTAAAAGAGTATTTTGATCCCTTAAAAAACGTGTTTGAGAATAAGAATTAATGTTATAATTAGTTTTTGATTATGACGTTTTTATTTTTGCGAATTACCAAATACTTTTACCCTTAAGAATTGGAAGTACCGTAGTGATACAAGCTTTAAATATTCTTACTTTTTACCGTATTTTCGGAAAGAAGCTACAAATTGATAGATAAAGAATCCTGTAATAATTTTATTAAAATAGTCTATAAAAAGACTTAGACCATTAAGTTCATTTTTGTTAACTAAAAAATCAGTCCTGTGTGTGATATCTAGAAATGAAAAATAATAACCAATAAGATTCCAGTCTATTGAAGAACAAATAAAAATTTTATCAAGAGTCCAAAGATAGCAGATATAAAAAATTATTGAAACTATGATAAGCCATTTAAAAGGTCTGCCAATTGAAAGTCCATGATTATTAGAGAAGCTATTAACCCATAGTATTAACTTATCTTGTGCAGGAATGGATTCTATTTGTTTTAAAGCTTCATTAGAAACCATTTGAAGCTTTTGTGATTCATAAAAATTTCCTGAATTTTCTACTGTTTTTTTTAATTTTAAAAAAACTTCATATCTGTTTTTGTAATAATTATCATCCTTTTTTTCAGGATAATGTATATTTTCAATGGTTTTTATTTTTTCGAATTCAGCAAAGTTATTTGGAAAATCACAAGATATAAATGATGTGCTTTGCCCAAATTTATTTCTATATAATGAAATTTCAGCATATTTTGCTAATGAGAAATTATCAAAAATGACGTTATCTAAATTTGATTTGTGAAGTTCTAGTTTTGTACTTACAGTATCAGAAATAGTACGAGGTTTTATATCAAAGAAAATTGCTCCCTTATCTGTTGAAAAATTATGTAAATAAAAATTGTTAATACTTGAATTTTCTAATTGAATTTCTCCTTCAAAATTGCCGGTGATAGACAAACTATTAAGTATTGAATTATGTATTTTTGATATTATATGACCTTTACCAGCAGAATTTTTTAGATTTAGGTTAATACTAAGTTTGTTTTTATCTTCATTTGTCAAATAATAATGCAGACTTTTTTCTCCTGTAGTGTGCCTGTCTGATAATTTAAATCCAGTTTTACTATCTTCATTAAATTGGAAAGTTAATTCTTTACAGTCATTAATAAAGAATGAGTTTTTCTTTGGTAGGATTTGCTCAAAAGTTGTGTTTATTGATTTAAATAGATTAATCCATCTCTTTGCAAAAATATTCTCCTCTGTGTAGCTAATGTAAACCTTGTTAATATTTTGAATAAAAATATTATTGTTAATTATACAATTGTTAATTCCAACATAATTAATATTTTGATTGTTTATATTTCCACTTATTATAGAACTACTAAAATGTAATGAAATATTTGTTGATTTTATTTCCTTTATTTTTAAATCTCCAATATAACAATTTAAAAAGTTTATATTAATATCTCTAAATTCAATTTCTTCTTGATTTTCAATATGCAATGTTGTAAATCTGCAATTTACATATGATATAGATGGCCTCCCTTCTTGATAATCAATGCTGTCAAATTTAGATGCTTCAATCCGGATTATAGTTTCACCTGCTAATTCTTCGTTAGCAGTAGTCTTATACGGTATGGGGGATAATATTGTTGTCATCAAATAAATTATTAATTGGTTGTTTGCTATTTTAAATAATATAAATACTTTTCTAATAGTTAAGTTTTAATTTTATATTATTATTTTTTGAAAACAAGAATAAAATAAAAAATCAACGAACATATAATATAAGCTAACATTGTCAGTATTGCTATTAATTTGTAAGCGTTCAAAAATAAAACTGTTGAAATGGATAATAAGGGAGATAGCCATAAGAAAAGCTGCATTAATAGTATTCTATTACTTTGCTTTATTTTTTCTTTTTCAACCTTACTAAAAGATTTTTCTAGTTCTATAATTTTATTCTGTTCAAAAGTTGATTTATATTGAAGAATATTGTCGCTAATGAAGCCAATAGAGGATTTTTGGTTATTAATAAAGATTTGAATGAATACACAAAATATTATCAATCCTATTATTAGCAAATAATTTTTAAAAGAATTTATACTTTGATAGTCCAACGTAGATAAAGTGAATACTAAGGCAGTTGGAATGGCAATTAGTTTTGTTTGTGAATCATTTATAACAGACTGTAATTTTTGATTAAATTCCAACGCTTTTGAATCAAGCTCGACTTTCAGTTTGTTATATGAAAAATTCCGTAAATAATAGTTATAACTAGATTCCGCTTTATCGTCGTAATCATAAAAATTTTGGATTAAATATGAAAAACGAATATTTTCTTCTTTTGGAACTAGATATTCAACTAAAAAGTTCAAATAAACATTTTTCTTATCTACAAAAGCATTAGTTTGGAGAAGTGAAACAAACTGTTCTATTCTGTTTGCTACATCCACATTCAAGGATTCTAAATCTTCATAGGAATATGTTAATGGTAGAAATAAAGAAATTTCCTCTCTTAAAATAATTGCGTTCAAAACTTCTGCATCTTCATAAGTATGTTTTGAAAAACTGGATATTTTGGATATTAAATTAACAATTAGAGAATAATTTTGATGAAAAGGTAAATCATTCGATAAATAAGAGCTTCTTTCAAAAATATAAATTTCATCACGAGGAATATTGTAATAATTTTTTCTTAAAAATGATTCTCTAGTTTCAAAAAAACCAATACTAGAAAGTCTTGGGAGAGAAAATTCTAAAGTTATAGAATCTCCTAGTGAATAATCATCAATATCAGAATTTTCAATTAATTCTGAATTGTATAGTGTATCTAAAAATGATTTATCGTCAATTACATTTTGGCAAAATAAAACATTATCCTCAATACTTTTTGAGGATGAAGCATTAATTATATCAACTATTTGATTAAGCATTTTTGTTGCTCAATTCTTTAATTGTACGTCTTCAAACCAACTTAGACATTTTAGTTTAAATCCTTAAGGAGGATTTTCGATTTATAAACTTACTAATTTTTGTTGGTTATATATTTGTCTTCTTTTTCGGATGGATTCCGCTTTTGTTTGCTTTCTTTTTTCCAAAATCTGTTCTGATCTTCCGAAGTACACATCTGCTGGAGTGAGGTTATTTATCGACTCGTGATAGCGCTTGTTATTGTAGTTTTCTACAAACTTCTCCAGTGCCTGGATGAGTTCCTCGGGATGATAAAAATGATTTAGTTTCACTACATTTTTCATCGTTCTGTGATAACGTTCAATCTTGCCCTGGGTCTGCGGATGCATTGGTTTTCCGTGAACCTGTTTCATCCTTAAATCGTCTTTCAGATAGCTTTTCAACTCATTGGAGACGTAGCAGGAACCGTTGTCCGAGAGCAGTTTCGGTTTGGCTTTGGTCTTTAATTTTGCTTTTTTAATGGCTGTGTCCACCGTTCGTTTCACATCTTCGGCTTTCATTGAGTCGCATAGCTCCCAGTGAATGATGTAGCGGCTGTAATCGTCCAAGATCGTGCTCAGATAGTACCATCCCCAGCCTATGATCTTGAAATAAGTAAAATCTGTCTGCCACATTTGATGCACAAATTCCGTTTTGTCTTTGAACTCATTTGCTGCCGAAAGAAGAAAATGATTCGGTGCCGGGATTAAGTCTCTTTGCTTCAAAATCCGGTAAACACTAGATTCTGAAATAAAAACACTTTGCTCATCGGTAATTTTGTAGGCCAGTTCCCTTGCAGATAATTCGGTGTGTTCCAAAGCGATCTCTACTACCAGATCTTTCTGTCTTTCAGGAATGCTGTTCCATTGCCTATGGTTTGTTCTTTTCGTAGTTTCCAAGCCATCATAGCCGTTTTCCAAGTAGCTTTGATACCATTTGTAAAAGCTGCTTCTAGCAATTCCAAAACTTTCCAAGGTTCGTTTCACGCCGAGTTCACTTGTGGTTACCGTTTGAATGATCTCGTATTTCTCAGCTGCCGATAATCTCATATATTTCCTGTATTTATCGATTAATCCAGCCTGTCTAAACTTTTTTTTACAATGTCATAGCGAACGACCAGATCAGCTACGATCTCTTTCAAACGTGCATTTTCCTTCTTCAGATCTGATACTTCATCACTCGTAGCCTCGCGAGCGACATCTCCATTTAAGCGCTTCTTTCCTGCTTCCATAAACTCCTTGTTCCAGGCATAAAACTGCGACTGTGCAATATTATGGTTCCTGCAAAGTTCGGCTACGGAAGTCTCCGCTCGAAGACCTTCCATCACGATTAAAATCTTTTGCTCTGCAGTGAATATTCTGCGGGTGTTCTGCCGAATATCTTTTACGAATTTCTCGGTCGGTTTCTTTTTCGGTGTTGCCATAATTAAAATTACTCTTTTTATGAAAACACTCCTTAAATTTTTAATGTCTAATGTCCACTTTTTGCTGACGATTTACATTCTTTAATTTTGTCTCTTAATATAGGAGAAATATTTTTGATAGTTAATTTGTTCCCACTGCTATCTAAGACAATTGTATTATCTAAAATTAGTTTGGTATCAAACTCAATTTTAAATTCTTTATCAGAATAAGTAATTGTTTTTAGGAACTTCATACGTGCTTTATCTCCGCTTATGATTTCACTAACTCTATAATCTTCTTCAGTAGCAAAATCTTGAAAATACTCAGGATTATCAGGATTTAGAATACTAGAAATTGTCGATAAAAGAATTTCTTTTTTATTATCTATACAATCGTGGCAATAAGTAAATACTTTATTTTTTTTATTAATTTTTGTATTTCTATCCCACTGTTCAATATCAGCGTA encodes:
- a CDS encoding DUF3883 domain-containing protein is translated as MLKDLRKYNNLGSPLYFYELLNLVKNQELKENDILDFFYNRSIEGRTIFDGCIHLAFTIKLLYLDDGKNICLSEAIKHSLNSIRQMSDKFNEILLLALKEDEDLLNIFSSKHLAYDVIYNSIQIRNNAFGFKFSNFKQLLIDFEIIYSHPTPEIKNYIINSRYKKLFDKSILPEIKKRKIGIEELNISIRQQQINGEEAEMFVVAFETKRLNNTKDVNWVAEYVANEGFDIISYNSEEDEQHNRFIEVKSYQGEIPYFFWSRNEFSVAKQKKELYWLYLVNRDKINNANYIPQMIQNPSKNILDNDTWIKEVDKYKIYKLPKNYN
- a CDS encoding IS3 family transposase (programmed frameshift), which encodes MATPKKKPTEKFVKDIRQNTRRIFTAEQKILIVMEGLRAETSVAELCRNHNIAQSQFYAWNKEFMEAGKKRLNGDVAREATSDEVSDLKKENARLKEIVADLVVRYDIVKKSRQAGLIDKYRKYMRLSAAEKYEIIQTVTTSELGVKRTLESFGIARSSFYKWYQSYLENGYDGLETTKRTNHRQWNSIPERQKDLVVEIALEHTELSARELAYKITDEQSVFISESSVYRILKQRDLIPAPNHFLLSAANEFKDKTEFVHQMWQTDFTYFKIIGWGWYYLSTILDDYSRYIIHWELCDSMKAEDVKRTVDTAIKKAKLKTKAKPKLLSDNGSCYVSNELKSYLKDDLRMKQVHGKPMHPQTQGKIERYHRTMKNVVKLNHFYHPEELIQALEKFVENYNNKRYHESINNLTPADVYFGRSEQILEKRKQTKAESIRKRRQIYNQQKLVSL
- a CDS encoding DEAD/DEAH box helicase, which codes for MINVLIDIINDTDVPHFKIEGDTELLSKNKRLILSLKRLKYFIKDNAFFIPFREENQIAILQELKDIFTKFGIQQDLSESATDEVSNYEREIKLFEIFSEKARSIRNNEFDNYPDLIQDFDQFQSIVGSELKRTLYDLQLLSSFHLAFAQNACNFAVPGAGKTSIVYGAYAYLKNLPHDHPKHVDKLMVIGPLSSFAPWENEYIDCFGRTTTFQRLSGDINISKKEKVEHLYSANPCEVTLIYHGGVSFLQKEITDFLKNNKTMIVVDEAHRIKNHEGVWGTSVTEVSKEAVARVILTGTPIPNGYQDIFNLYKFLYPFKYKEILQFHYQNLVDLTRNASPDSERVQHLKDNISPFFIRIKKDDLKLPPVKESVINIPMDDIQREIYDFIENQYIDEFRKNPSADVKDILNRAKLIRLRQASTNPSLLSKTLKDSLQIGEEKWDTDPNYKFLEYSEEFLDDSDFFSKILKYSELQTPSKFIAILDIIKEKILPTKGKVIIWTIFIQNAKELQKYLENNCINSNLLIGEISQAEREITISKFNDPNNSEFSVVIANPFSVAESISLHKGCHNAIYLERDYNASNFIQSKDRIHRVGLPENIETNYYYVVSENSIDEIINYRLRQKVERMEQIINDDIPLFSRINDTDETDLIKDLIASYAKRS
- a CDS encoding PIN domain-containing protein translates to MIYIALDTNTWIYLANGTEPARLLHQIRQQVITSEIAVLLPTIVKDEWDKHKNGTVKKESLKSFNNSLKEIEKTLKHLGDKDNALRFLLGDKSDKEELKELINKFKERKNEIENVIEENIQIIDEIFRTKAIVINIADHIYVKAGKFALEKKAPFGMKNSYADALIVFSFLDYIKSHLIENSMFISYNTKDFCENDDKKSLHSDLVQEFTDSNSHFYKTLSEGFNKIKEDFISKEELNLIEYLQKDYEPYYCEVCNEMHNRLNHVSYHKHDLIDERIFTENDESQLKLEFDFEEEKVHQHSYNKTYSSIEVGSCDWCNTEHFICVKCGTQNAVWEHEYDDKKECEGCGLSYKIEPYDYYEGSQPSYIIPKETITCEKCGNEFNKEDMIENLCMKCEDEYSYDN
- a CDS encoding transposase, with protein sequence MKSFSVRKTIINHYSDILNFFDIRSTNASAESFNAKIKTSDYSFGSKRQSVFPVQTRSTFCIVPSFVHDP